In a genomic window of Schistocerca gregaria isolate iqSchGreg1 chromosome 5, iqSchGreg1.2, whole genome shotgun sequence:
- the LOC126272347 gene encoding U6 snRNA-associated Sm-like protein LSm6, producing MSRKEALSQFIQQIHGRPVVVKLNSGVDYRGVLACLDGYMNIALEQTEEYVNGQLKNKYGDAFIRGNNVLYISTQKRRI from the exons atgagCCGGAAAGAAGCTTTGTCACAGTTCATCCAGCAGATACATGGGCGCCCTGTAGTTGTCAAGCTGAACAGTGGAGTTGATTACCGAG GAGTTCTTGCCTGTCTTGATGGTTACATGAACATTGCATTAGAACAGACTGAAGAATATGTGAACGGTCAGTTGAAAAACAAGTATGGTGATGCATTTATCCGAGGGAATAATGTTTTATACATAAGTACTCAGAAGAGGAGAATATGA